Proteins encoded in a region of the Procambarus clarkii isolate CNS0578487 chromosome 42, FALCON_Pclarkii_2.0, whole genome shotgun sequence genome:
- the LOC138373462 gene encoding uncharacterized protein, which translates to MPPQPMPPHPMPPHPMPPHPMPPHPMPPQPMPPQPMPPQPMPPQPMPAQPMPPQPMPPQPMPPHPMPPQPMPPQPMPPHPMPPHLMPPHPMPPQPMPPQPMPPQPMPPHPMPPQPMPPQPMPAQPMPPQPMPPQPMPPQPMPPQPMPLQPMPPHPMPPHPMPPHPMPPQPMPPQPMPPQPMPPQPMPPQPMPPHPMPPQPMPPQPMPPHPMPPHPMPPHPMPPHPMPPHPMPPHPMPPHPMPPHPMHPHPMPPHPMPPHPMPPQPMPPQPMPPHPMPPQPMPPHPMPPHPMPPQPMPPQPMPPQPMPPHPMPPHPMPPHPMPPHPMPPQPMPPQPMPPHPMPPQPMPPQPMPPHPMPPHPMPPHPMPPHPMPPHPMPPHPMPPQPMPPHPMPPHPKPPNPMPSC; encoded by the coding sequence ATGCCTCCACAGCCCATGCCTCCACACCCCATGCCTCCACACCCCATGCCTCCACACCCCATGCCTCCACACCCCATGCCTCCACAGCCCATGCCTCCACAGCCCATGCCTCCACAGCCCATGCCTCCACAGCCCATGCCTGCACAGCCCATGCCTCCACAGCCCATGCCTCCACAGCCCATGCCTCCACACCCCATGCCTCCACAGCCCATGCCTCCACAGCCCATGCCTCCACACCCCATGCCTCCACACCTCATGCCTCCACACCCCATGCCTCCACAGCCCATGCCTCCACAGCCCATGCCTCCACAGCCCATGCCTCCACACCCCATGCCTCCACAGCCCATGCCTCCACAGCCCATGCCCGCACAGCCCATGCCTCCACAGCCCATGCCTCCACAGCCCATGCCTCCACAGCCCATGCCTCCACAGCCCATGCCTCTACAGCCCATGCCTCCACACCCCATGCCTCCACACCCCATGCCTCCACACCCCATGCCTCCACAGCCCATGCCTCCACAGCCCATGCCTCCACAGCCCATGCCTCCACAGCCCATGCCTCCACAGCCCATGCCTCCACACCCCATGCCTCCACAGCCCATGCCTCCACAGCCCATGCCTCCACACCCCATGCCTCCACACCCCATGCCTCCACACCCCATGCCTCCACACCCCATGCCTCCACACCCCATGCCTCCACACCCCATGCCTCCACACCCCATGCCTCCACACCCCATGCATCCACACCCCATGCCTCCACACCCCATGCCTCCACACCCCATGCCTCCACAGCCCATGCCTCCACAGCCCATGCCTCCACACCCCATGCCTCCACAGCCCATGCCTCCACACCCCATGCCTCCACACCCCATGCCTCCACAGCCCATGCCTCCACAGCCCATGCCTCCACAGCCCATGCCTCCACACCCCATGCCTCCACACCCCATGCCTCCACACCCCATGCCTCCACACCCCATGCCTCCACAGCCCATGCCTCCACAGCCCATGCCTCCACACCCCATGCCTCCACAGCCCATGCCTCCACAGCCCATGCCTCCACACCCCATGCCTCCACACCCCATGCCTCCACACCCCATGCCTCCACACCCCATGCCTCCACACCCCATGCCTCCACACCCCATGCCTCCACAGCCCATGCCTCCACACCCCATGCCTCCACACCCCAAGCCTCCAAACCCAATGCCTTCATGTTGA